One Cytophagales bacterium genomic window carries:
- a CDS encoding T9SS type A sorting domain-containing protein encodes MKTLIFYLLFFLFPYLSIAQSDTVVVNWIFGWGEICDGPNGSFACSDGATGDWNNGIKEFLDPIPTGKKVTKIEVTVYKVDCGLSKLTVELNGQIVSTECCIGPCMGLPGECRPSTHIRYTPDGFPGYQYGDTNMIQLIHDTPYVCVDEAEIIIYYQDTTITTVIDTPEIWMVTVDTSTNKNEIIWDKGVYTAQSYTIYKETSPNQYDSIGNIPYSANSVFTDNNSTPDNQSERYKIALVDSFNNTLPLSNFHETIHLTGTMNGTTANLTWTPYQGFTVTSYRIWRGASSQIMTLVGSVLSNITSYTDLSGDSCYLIETIRYMNCSQNSSVLNYNSSKSNLLCITDTGTTGVGLLPSRNINVLIKAQGSTIVITVDGVQQQLFLTLHNLLGKQIAARQSINHNRFVIDTDEFPFGIYFYKLHTEKTFVDAGKFIIR; translated from the coding sequence ATGAAAACTTTAATATTTTATCTGCTTTTCTTTTTGTTTCCTTACTTATCCATAGCACAATCCGACACTGTTGTAGTTAACTGGATATTCGGTTGGGGTGAGATTTGTGATGGGCCGAATGGAAGCTTTGCTTGTTCGGATGGCGCAACTGGCGACTGGAATAATGGTATCAAAGAATTCTTAGATCCAATACCTACTGGTAAAAAGGTGACAAAAATAGAAGTCACGGTATATAAAGTTGATTGTGGACTCAGCAAGCTAACAGTAGAACTAAATGGCCAAATAGTCAGTACAGAATGTTGTATCGGACCTTGTATGGGTCTACCTGGGGAATGTCGGCCGTCTACCCATATTCGATATACACCGGACGGCTTTCCGGGATACCAATATGGAGATACAAATATGATACAATTAATTCACGACACCCCATACGTATGCGTAGATGAAGCAGAAATTATTATTTACTATCAGGATACTACAATTACTACTGTAATTGATACGCCAGAGATATGGATGGTGACGGTAGATACTTCCACAAACAAGAATGAAATTATTTGGGACAAGGGGGTATATACAGCTCAATCCTATACAATATACAAAGAAACTTCTCCAAATCAATACGACTCGATTGGTAATATACCGTATAGCGCAAACAGTGTATTTACAGATAACAACTCAACTCCAGACAATCAATCCGAAAGATATAAAATAGCGTTAGTAGATTCTTTTAATAATACTTTACCCTTAAGCAATTTCCACGAAACAATTCACCTCACAGGAACAATGAATGGGACAACAGCTAATTTAACATGGACTCCATACCAAGGATTTACTGTAACTTCCTATAGAATATGGAGAGGAGCGTCATCTCAAATCATGACTCTTGTTGGCTCTGTTCTTTCAAATATTACTTCATATACAGACTTATCAGGTGACTCTTGCTATCTAATAGAAACTATTCGCTACATGAATTGTTCACAGAATTCATCAGTTCTCAACTACAATTCTTCAAAATCGAATTTATTATGTATTACCGACACAGGCACTACCGGAGTAGGTTTATTACCCTCAAGAAACATCAATGTTCTTATCAAAGCTCAAGGTTCCACAATAGTAATTACTGTCGACGGTGTCCAACAACAACTGTTCTTGACACTGCATAATCTGTTAGGGAAACAAATCGCCGCGAGACAATCAATAAATCATAACCGTTTTGTAATAGACACAGACGAATTCCCTTTTGGAATATATTTCTATAAATTACATACCGAGAAAACATTTGTTGACGCGGGAAAGTTTATTATTAGATGA
- a CDS encoding UDP-N-acetylmuramoyl-L-alanyl-D-glutamate--2,6-diaminopimelate ligase, giving the protein MPNLKDILYKVSIESVSGSTDIKINDILFDSRNVKKGSLFIAVKGTQVDGHSFINEAIEKGAVAIVMENGTIRYPSSNIKHSVFIQVKDSREALAVIASNFYDNPSEKIKLVGVTGTNGKTTTVTLLHQLFRKLGYNTGLISTIQNKINEDIVTAPNTEYPVPSTQSECSGDPPEYSGGHPLTLTTPDPVSINQLLAKMNKAGCTHCFMEVSSHGIEQKRIAGLHFSAAIFTNITHEHLDYHSSFDEYISTKKHFFDTLSSSAFALVNHDDKRWHVMLQNTKAAKYSYALRSVADFKAKLVSNTLEGLELEIDGKQVWFKLIGTFNAYNLLAAYSTAVLLDEVTQPRYASLQGRHSGSEKENKEKILTILSDLTSVNGRFEVVSVASPQAPGLTAIVDYAHTPDALKNVLSTINELKNGNAQLITVVGCGGNRDTSKRPMMAGIACRFSDKVIFTSDNPRNEAPEKIIEDMQKGVKTADHKKTLTIIERKEAIKTACSMANPDDIIIIAGKGHETYQEIKGIRKPFDDKKVLIETLKLLQ; this is encoded by the coding sequence ATGCCAAATCTAAAAGACATATTATACAAAGTTTCCATAGAATCGGTCTCCGGCAGTACAGATATAAAAATTAATGACATACTTTTTGATTCACGAAACGTAAAAAAAGGGTCACTTTTTATAGCTGTGAAAGGCACTCAGGTTGATGGACATTCATTTATTAATGAAGCAATTGAAAAAGGGGCAGTTGCAATTGTAATGGAAAATGGAACCATCCGATATCCATCATCTAACATTAAACATTCAGTCTTCATCCAGGTCAAAGACAGCCGCGAAGCCCTTGCCGTCATTGCCTCCAACTTCTATGACAATCCTTCTGAAAAAATAAAATTAGTTGGGGTTACAGGCACAAATGGCAAAACCACCACTGTAACACTGCTGCACCAGCTTTTCAGGAAACTCGGGTATAATACCGGACTTATTTCTACGATTCAAAATAAAATCAACGAAGATATTGTAACAGCACCTAACACTGAGTACCCAGTACCCAGCACCCAGTCGGAGTGCAGCGGAGATCCCCCCGAGTACTCGGGGGGACACCCACTCACACTTACCACCCCCGACCCTGTTAGCATTAATCAATTGCTTGCTAAAATGAATAAGGCAGGATGTACCCATTGTTTTATGGAAGTAAGCTCGCACGGTATAGAGCAAAAGAGAATTGCGGGGCTTCATTTTTCAGCGGCCATCTTTACGAATATCACGCATGAACATCTGGATTACCACAGCTCATTTGATGAATATATCAGCACCAAAAAACATTTTTTTGATACCTTATCCTCATCAGCTTTTGCGCTTGTAAACCATGATGACAAAAGGTGGCATGTTATGCTGCAAAATACCAAAGCAGCAAAGTATAGTTATGCACTCAGGTCTGTTGCAGATTTCAAGGCAAAATTGGTTTCTAACACTTTGGAAGGTTTAGAGCTGGAAATTGATGGGAAACAGGTTTGGTTCAAATTGATTGGTACATTCAACGCCTATAATTTACTGGCAGCCTATTCAACGGCTGTACTTTTGGATGAGGTAACACAACCCCGATATGCTTCGCTACAGGGCAGGCATTCAGGTAGTGAAAAAGAAAATAAAGAAAAAATTCTAACCATATTGTCAGATTTAACATCTGTCAATGGCAGATTTGAAGTGGTGTCTGTTGCTTCACCACAAGCGCCAGGGCTCACTGCTATTGTGGATTACGCTCACACCCCTGATGCTTTAAAGAATGTACTGAGTACTATAAATGAATTAAAAAATGGCAACGCACAGTTAATAACGGTAGTAGGATGCGGAGGAAACAGAGATACATCAAAAAGGCCCATGATGGCTGGGATTGCCTGCCGGTTTAGTGATAAAGTAATATTTACTTCGGACAATCCGAGAAACGAAGCCCCTGAAAAGATAATTGAAGATATGCAGAAAGGGGTTAAAACTGCCGATCACAAAAAAACGCTAACCATAATAGAAAGAAAAGAAGCTATTAAAACGGCCTGTAGTATGGCAAATCCGGATGATATCATTATTATTGCCGGCAAAGGCCACGAAACTTACCAGGAGATCAAGGGAATTAGGAAGCCTTTTGATGATAAAAAAGTTTTAATTGAAACTTTGAAGTTATTACAATAG
- a CDS encoding phospho-N-acetylmuramoyl-pentapeptide-transferase, translated as MFYYLFDFLETKYDLVGAGVFQYISFRSIMASILSLLVAMYFGKRLIALLQRKQVDENIRELGLAGQTDKKGTPTMGGLIILIGILIPTLLFAKIDNIYIILMLISTVWLGFIGFIDDYIKVFKKNKEGLAGRFKIFGQVGLGIIVGLTLYFHEDVVIRQYSAESIELQLAQYEKQYLASRQSTLAGGPDTDYVDTRSTKTTIPFLKNNEFDYGSLVSFINKDLTWLVYVLIVIFIITAVSNGANLTDGLDGLLAGSSAIIGLTLAVLAYISGNIIFSDYLNIMYIPNSGELVIFCGAFVGACVGFLWYNSYPAKVFMGDTGSLTLGGIIAVLALTIRKELLIPLLCGIFLIEIVSVIIQVLYFKYTKKRFGQGKRIFKMAPLHHHYQKLNFHESKIVMRFLIICMMLAVLTLVTLKLR; from the coding sequence ATGTTTTACTATTTATTCGATTTTCTGGAAACAAAATATGACCTGGTTGGAGCGGGAGTTTTTCAATATATTTCATTCAGGTCCATCATGGCCTCTATACTGTCGCTACTCGTTGCTATGTATTTTGGAAAACGGTTAATTGCATTATTACAAAGAAAACAGGTTGATGAGAACATAAGAGAATTGGGATTAGCCGGCCAGACAGACAAAAAGGGTACGCCTACTATGGGAGGTTTGATCATTCTGATCGGTATATTAATACCTACCTTGCTTTTTGCCAAGATAGATAATATTTATATCATACTGATGCTTATTTCTACAGTATGGTTAGGCTTCATTGGCTTCATAGATGACTATATAAAAGTCTTTAAAAAGAATAAAGAGGGGCTTGCCGGAAGATTCAAGATATTTGGCCAGGTGGGACTGGGAATAATAGTGGGACTAACACTCTATTTTCACGAAGATGTAGTGATCAGGCAATATTCTGCAGAAAGTATAGAGTTACAGTTAGCTCAATATGAAAAACAGTACCTGGCTTCCCGCCAAAGTACATTGGCAGGCGGGCCTGATACGGATTACGTAGATACGAGATCCACCAAAACAACGATCCCATTTTTGAAAAATAATGAATTTGATTACGGCAGCCTTGTCAGTTTCATCAACAAGGATTTAACATGGCTGGTTTATGTCTTAATAGTTATATTTATTATCACAGCAGTTTCCAATGGCGCTAATTTAACTGATGGATTGGATGGACTCCTTGCCGGCTCTTCGGCAATTATCGGATTGACATTGGCTGTATTGGCTTACATATCCGGTAACATTATTTTCTCTGATTACTTAAACATCATGTATATTCCTAATTCAGGAGAATTGGTTATCTTTTGCGGTGCTTTTGTTGGAGCTTGTGTGGGCTTCTTATGGTATAATTCTTATCCTGCCAAAGTTTTTATGGGGGATACCGGCAGCCTTACATTAGGAGGTATTATTGCTGTGCTGGCGTTAACTATAAGAAAAGAACTTTTGATCCCCTTACTCTGCGGCATATTTTTAATTGAAATTGTGTCGGTTATTATACAGGTTTTATATTTTAAATATACCAAAAAGAGATTTGGACAAGGAAAGCGTATATTCAAAATGGCTCCTTTACATCATCATTATCAAAAATTAAATTTCCATGAATCAAAAATAGTAATGCGTTTCCTTATTATCTGTATGATGCTGGCTGTTTTAACGCTTGTAACGCTGAAATTGAGATAG
- a CDS encoding T9SS type B sorting domain-containing protein, whose amino-acid sequence MNPFKDLILILCVLLYSICVFAQKQGNIWYFGGDIFNPNLPGAGLDFNSGFPLALTNSGMGYTEGCAVYCNSAGQLLFYSDSENVYDRNHNIMQNGNNMGGHWSTAQSSLIVPVTEDTNKFYIFTNDGHPTSNGTGLHYSIIDMSLYGGLGAVTVVKAISLQANTSEQLIGTKHANGCDFWVITVDYNTCVFYAYQVSNDGISSPIITDLGFNTLAFNNIEMSTKGDKIAIKLPFIVPGTRYLIDFDNSLGTFSNPLDLVVANNANTACSFSPDGNVFYDVIAYLGEDSLYQYNLNASDIVASRITITALSIERRGDMKIGPDDKIYIPKFFSFYLDVIDNPNMVGPGCNFQPNAVFLEDRISGFQLPNESLIANSLQPLLANFGTTSILFVGNLISFIDSSLTNPDSWHWDFGDGYTSVTQNPTHTYAKAGTYNVCLTVTSKGCGTDSLCKTIKIVKENNLFIPNAFTPNKDGENDVFRIIDSSGIKNIYLAIYNRWGEIVFETGDIKEATETGWNGKYKGKESGIAVFVYYLEVEFLDGENKIEKGDITLIR is encoded by the coding sequence ATGAATCCATTTAAAGATTTAATACTCATATTGTGTGTTTTACTATACTCAATTTGTGTTTTTGCACAAAAGCAAGGAAATATATGGTATTTTGGAGGAGATATTTTTAATCCAAATCTGCCGGGTGCTGGTCTTGATTTTAATAGTGGTTTTCCCCTTGCATTAACTAATAGTGGGATGGGTTATACAGAAGGCTGTGCAGTTTATTGTAATAGTGCTGGTCAATTATTATTTTACTCAGATAGTGAAAATGTGTATGACCGGAACCATAATATAATGCAAAATGGGAATAACATGGGTGGACATTGGTCTACAGCACAATCATCTTTAATAGTCCCTGTTACCGAAGATACTAATAAATTTTATATTTTTACGAATGATGGACACCCTACGAGTAATGGTACAGGTTTACATTATTCTATTATTGATATGAGTTTATATGGAGGTTTGGGAGCAGTTACAGTAGTAAAAGCTATTTCTTTACAAGCAAACACAAGTGAACAGTTGATAGGTACTAAGCATGCCAATGGTTGTGACTTTTGGGTTATTACGGTTGATTATAATACCTGTGTATTCTATGCCTATCAGGTCTCTAATGATGGAATTTCCTCACCGATTATTACTGATCTTGGATTTAACACTTTAGCATTTAATAATATTGAAATGAGTACCAAAGGAGATAAAATTGCAATAAAGTTACCATTTATAGTACCCGGTACCAGGTATCTTATTGATTTTGACAATTCACTAGGAACTTTTTCTAATCCATTAGATTTAGTTGTTGCTAATAATGCCAATACTGCTTGTAGTTTCTCTCCTGATGGAAACGTATTTTATGATGTTATTGCTTACTTGGGTGAAGATAGTTTATATCAATATAATCTAAATGCAAGTGACATCGTTGCTAGTAGAATTACTATAACGGCACTAAGCATCGAACGGAGAGGAGATATGAAAATTGGACCGGATGATAAAATATATATTCCTAAATTTTTTTCTTTCTACCTTGATGTAATAGATAATCCGAATATGGTAGGTCCTGGATGTAATTTTCAGCCAAATGCTGTGTTTCTTGAGGATAGAATTTCAGGATTTCAACTACCAAATGAGTCTTTAATAGCTAACTCTCTCCAACCACTTCTTGCTAATTTTGGAACAACTTCAATCTTATTTGTTGGAAATTTAATATCTTTTATAGATAGTTCTTTAACAAATCCAGATTCGTGGCATTGGGATTTTGGTGACGGGTACACTTCTGTTACGCAAAACCCTACACATACCTATGCTAAAGCTGGCACATATAATGTTTGTTTGACCGTGACATCTAAAGGATGCGGTACGGATAGCTTGTGTAAAACCATTAAGATTGTAAAAGAAAATAACTTATTCATACCTAATGCTTTTACACCAAACAAAGATGGGGAAAATGATGTATTTCGTATTATTGATAGCAGTGGTATTAAAAATATCTATTTAGCCATTTATAATCGCTGGGGAGAAATAGTTTTTGAAACTGGTGATATAAAAGAAGCTACTGAAACTGGATGGAATGGAAAGTACAAAGGAAAAGAATCCGGCATAGCTGTCTTTGTTTATTATCTTGAAGTTGAGTTTTTGGATGGAGAAAATAAAATTGAAAAAGGGGATATAACCCTGATACGATAA
- the guaB gene encoding IMP dehydrogenase: MPIDNSKILYEALTYDDVLLLPAYSKILPKETDTATYLTRNIQLNIPLVSSAMDTVTEFDMAIAMAQEGGIGFIHKNMSIKAQAEQVRKVKRSESGMILDPVTLNGNSTLEDAFKIMKEMKIGGIPIVDKQQKLVGIITNRDLRFQKDLSLPVTDVMTKENLVTANKGANLKEAEDILKKHKIEKLPVVDKDYRLIGLITYKDILKKKDRPKACKDKYGRLRVGAAVGIKKDSLQRIDALIKAGADVICIDTAHGHSKSVIDALKEVKRTFKDIDVIVGNVVTGEAATALADAGADAVKVGIGPGSICTTRVIAGIGMPQLSAVYESAKALSKRDVPVIADGGIRFSGDVVKAIAGGAGAVMIGSLLAGTEEAPGEVIIYEGRKYKTYRGMGSIEAMQDGSKDRYFQDSEEDERKLVPEGIVGRVPYKGFVSEVILQLIGGLKAGMGYCGAQNIQKLKDAKFVKITPAGVMESHPHDIQITKEAPNYSR, from the coding sequence ATGCCTATAGACAATTCCAAAATCCTTTACGAGGCCCTCACTTATGATGACGTGCTTTTACTTCCTGCTTATTCAAAAATACTGCCCAAAGAGACAGATACTGCTACTTATCTTACCAGGAATATCCAATTAAACATTCCCCTGGTTTCGTCTGCTATGGATACAGTCACCGAATTTGATATGGCTATTGCTATGGCTCAGGAGGGGGGGATTGGGTTTATTCATAAAAACATGTCTATAAAAGCCCAGGCTGAACAGGTACGCAAGGTAAAGCGATCGGAAAGCGGAATGATCTTAGACCCTGTTACATTAAATGGAAATTCTACTTTGGAAGATGCTTTTAAGATAATGAAAGAAATGAAGATCGGTGGAATTCCAATTGTAGATAAGCAGCAAAAATTAGTAGGCATCATTACAAATCGTGATCTGAGGTTTCAGAAAGATCTCTCATTGCCGGTTACAGACGTAATGACTAAAGAAAACCTGGTCACTGCAAATAAAGGCGCAAACCTGAAAGAAGCCGAAGATATTTTAAAAAAGCATAAAATTGAAAAACTGCCTGTAGTGGATAAAGACTACCGTTTGATAGGGCTTATCACCTATAAGGATATCTTAAAGAAAAAAGACCGTCCTAAAGCATGTAAAGACAAGTATGGAAGATTGAGGGTTGGGGCAGCCGTAGGAATAAAGAAAGATTCCTTACAAAGAATAGACGCATTGATTAAGGCAGGAGCAGACGTTATCTGTATTGATACAGCACATGGGCATTCTAAAAGTGTCATTGATGCCCTCAAAGAAGTAAAACGAACCTTTAAAGATATAGATGTTATCGTTGGTAATGTGGTAACCGGAGAAGCTGCCACTGCCCTGGCAGATGCAGGAGCAGATGCTGTAAAAGTGGGCATTGGCCCGGGGAGTATCTGCACTACCCGCGTGATCGCAGGCATAGGGATGCCCCAACTGTCAGCAGTTTATGAGTCTGCGAAAGCATTATCAAAAAGGGATGTTCCTGTAATTGCCGATGGAGGCATTAGATTTTCCGGAGACGTTGTAAAAGCCATAGCAGGTGGAGCAGGTGCTGTCATGATCGGTTCTTTGTTAGCCGGTACCGAAGAAGCGCCTGGAGAGGTAATTATCTATGAAGGCCGCAAATATAAAACCTACCGTGGGATGGGGTCAATAGAAGCCATGCAGGACGGCTCTAAAGACAGGTACTTCCAGGATTCAGAAGAAGATGAGCGTAAATTAGTGCCTGAAGGGATCGTAGGCAGAGTACCTTATAAAGGCTTCGTTTCAGAGGTGATCCTTCAACTCATAGGGGGATTAAAGGCAGGCATGGGCTACTGCGGTGCACAAAATATCCAAAAACTCAAAGACGCTAAATTTGTAAAGATCACTCCAGCTGGCGTGATGGAAAGCCACCCACATGATATACAGATCACTAAGGAAGCGCCTAATTATTCCAGGTAA
- a CDS encoding serine/threonine-protein phosphatase — protein sequence MKKEKKKKIDYKNITKTWLLAATIAWLLMLALSSVIALGLSADPPTDTDIPGYIITALLTLFFLFIFLYYRLSVGSLEGVNIIELLLNLFVTGLLTIIASSSLIFFLWLIKGSALAENPLLLNLFYHIHIVLVTIFVTKTFFVWKRLVLYQKTKVLAITWQIFEWIIAATLILNFLNLNISDAVFLIVCMIIVFYGLLLSVNAKWVAYLNFNQKLKSIPLILFILIFGAAFFYSIFYQSDQTLHLIKGDFVYAGVDISRKIFIGAVFTFFFIYGISSLLVVLFNLPTSSVFEQKFEEALNFQRLGQSIQLGKDEKQVYDLLLESSIKAVAADTAWVETTNDDYETETIVEKNILLADMYNIKNIIEQSYISSNYQPYCSNNLKKNKYYKGITKSKYNSLLIIPIYTHNQRFGTFVLLKKVKGGFDNNMINITKTYVSQASVSIENLRLISEAIANERYKEELKIADKVQKSLLPDRLISNGKFEIKAFSQAASEVGGDFYDIYSLPKNRFTVVIGDVSGKGTSAAFNMAQMKGIFQSLAQLDLLPDKFMIYANNALSRCLEKSSFITLSFFIIDTGKQTINFASAGHCPALHYDSVKKETNFLQNQGLGLGILRNKKYAEHINNEQFSYKVGDVLLLYTDGITEAKNTKNEEYGYERIKDILDQSHDLSCDQIIKNLSTDLYNFSEDKHPEDDFSILVTKF from the coding sequence ATGAAAAAAGAAAAGAAAAAGAAAATAGATTATAAAAACATTACTAAAACCTGGCTTCTTGCAGCTACAATTGCCTGGCTATTGATGCTTGCACTTAGTTCTGTTATTGCCCTCGGCTTAAGCGCTGATCCGCCAACAGATACTGACATTCCTGGTTATATAATTACTGCTCTTTTGACGCTTTTCTTCTTGTTTATTTTCCTTTACTACCGATTGTCGGTTGGTAGTTTGGAAGGAGTAAATATTATTGAATTGCTATTGAATCTCTTTGTTACAGGCTTATTAACGATAATTGCCTCATCATCGTTAATATTCTTTTTATGGCTCATAAAAGGAAGCGCCCTGGCTGAAAATCCTCTATTATTAAATTTATTCTATCACATTCATATTGTTCTTGTTACCATTTTCGTAACAAAAACTTTTTTTGTCTGGAAAAGGTTGGTGTTGTATCAAAAAACTAAAGTGCTCGCAATTACATGGCAGATTTTTGAGTGGATAATCGCTGCCACCCTTATTTTAAACTTTTTAAACCTTAATATTTCAGACGCTGTTTTCCTGATAGTTTGTATGATCATAGTCTTTTACGGGCTTTTATTATCTGTGAATGCTAAATGGGTGGCGTATCTCAATTTCAATCAAAAATTGAAAAGTATTCCGCTAATACTTTTCATACTAATTTTCGGGGCAGCATTTTTTTATAGTATTTTCTATCAGTCTGATCAGACCCTGCACTTAATAAAAGGAGATTTCGTCTATGCCGGGGTTGATATTTCCCGTAAGATCTTTATAGGAGCAGTGTTTACATTTTTCTTTATCTATGGTATTTCCTCCTTGCTTGTGGTATTATTTAATCTGCCCACCTCCTCTGTTTTTGAACAAAAATTTGAAGAAGCCCTTAACTTTCAAAGATTGGGCCAATCCATTCAATTAGGCAAAGATGAAAAGCAGGTATATGATCTACTTCTGGAAAGCAGCATAAAAGCCGTGGCTGCAGATACTGCATGGGTAGAAACCACTAATGATGACTATGAAACTGAAACTATAGTTGAAAAAAATATATTGCTTGCTGATATGTATAATATTAAAAACATCATTGAACAAAGCTATATCAGTTCTAATTACCAGCCCTACTGCTCAAACAACCTGAAAAAGAACAAATATTACAAGGGAATTACAAAATCGAAATACAATTCACTTTTGATCATACCGATTTATACACACAATCAAAGGTTTGGAACATTTGTATTGTTAAAAAAAGTGAAAGGAGGTTTTGATAATAATATGATCAATATCACTAAAACTTATGTCAGCCAGGCAAGCGTTTCTATTGAGAACTTAAGATTAATTTCTGAAGCCATTGCGAACGAAAGATACAAGGAAGAATTGAAAATTGCTGATAAAGTTCAGAAAAGTTTGCTGCCTGACAGGTTAATTTCCAATGGCAAATTTGAAATAAAAGCTTTTTCACAGGCTGCCAGCGAAGTAGGAGGCGACTTCTATGACATTTATTCCTTGCCAAAAAACAGATTTACCGTTGTAATTGGGGATGTATCCGGTAAAGGCACTTCGGCAGCATTTAATATGGCACAGATGAAAGGCATATTCCAAAGCCTGGCACAATTAGACCTCCTTCCTGATAAGTTTATGATCTATGCCAATAATGCTTTGAGCCGTTGTCTGGAAAAGTCTTCTTTTATCACACTTTCTTTTTTTATTATTGACACCGGAAAGCAGACTATTAATTTTGCCTCGGCCGGACACTGCCCTGCTCTCCATTATGATAGTGTCAAAAAAGAAACTAATTTCTTACAAAACCAGGGGCTTGGACTTGGCATTTTAAGAAATAAAAAATATGCTGAACACATTAACAATGAGCAGTTCAGTTATAAAGTGGGTGATGTTTTACTACTTTATACAGACGGGATCACTGAAGCCAAGAATACCAAAAATGAGGAATATGGGTATGAAAGAATTAAAGATATCCTGGATCAATCTCATGACTTGAGTTGTGATCAAATAATTAAAAACTTAAGCACAGACCTCTATAATTTCAGTGAAGATAAACATCCTGAGGATGATTTTTCAATCTTGGTGACAAAATTTTAA
- a CDS encoding STAS domain-containing protein, whose translation MEIKTKKESDILFIRISGDLDASNSIQIDEIIGNAVSSDEKKLLIDCKDLNYISSAGLGVFMSYLQEFEKKNIALIFFDMNEKVRNVFQILGLDKLVNIVNSKENARTIVH comes from the coding sequence ATGGAGATAAAAACCAAGAAAGAAAGTGATATTTTATTTATCCGCATAAGTGGTGACCTGGATGCCAGCAATTCGATCCAGATTGATGAAATTATTGGAAATGCAGTTAGTTCGGATGAAAAAAAGCTGCTCATAGATTGTAAAGATTTGAATTATATTTCTTCAGCAGGGCTTGGTGTGTTTATGTCGTATCTGCAGGAATTTGAAAAAAAAAATATAGCGTTGATCTTTTTTGATATGAACGAAAAGGTCCGAAACGTTTTTCAAATTCTTGGTTTAGACAAATTGGTTAATATCGTTAATTCCAAAGAAAATGCAAGAACAATTGTCCATTGA
- a CDS encoding ATP-binding protein, with amino-acid sequence MQEQLSIDNTFSVACCKSNLKKVRAYVSQRLSKYALREVEQNQIVLAVEEVCANRMIHSNDCNEAKMIELTITDQNGNLIFEIFDHGTAFDPSDYQPPTNKDIIDKKRKGGLGLKLVNKIMDKIEYCQNGEGNVCRLFKKIG; translated from the coding sequence ATGCAAGAACAATTGTCCATTGATAACACCTTCAGCGTAGCGTGTTGTAAAAGTAATCTTAAGAAGGTCAGGGCGTATGTCAGCCAGCGTTTGAGTAAATATGCTTTACGCGAAGTTGAACAGAATCAAATTGTATTAGCCGTTGAAGAAGTTTGCGCCAACCGCATGATACATTCCAATGATTGCAATGAAGCAAAAATGATTGAGCTGACGATCACAGATCAAAACGGAAATTTGATCTTTGAGATATTTGACCACGGCACAGCATTTGACCCTTCGGATTATCAGCCGCCTACAAACAAGGATATCATAGATAAAAAACGAAAAGGCGGGCTCGGGCTTAAATTAGTCAACAAGATCATGGACAAAATTGAATACTGCCAGAATGGGGAGGGGAATGTATGCAGGCTTTTTAAGAAGATAGGATAG